A genomic region of Ewingella sp. CoE-038-23 contains the following coding sequences:
- a CDS encoding YhfX family PLP-dependent enzyme yields MFLHALEKQNPALIDAAVALWRKGEIAPDTCVIDVDQMLSNARLLLAEAKRLGITLYAMSKQVGRNPHLCRLLIESGFTGIVAVDFKEARQLMRHGIPVSHVGHLVQPPESMIAEVLRHRPEVVTVFSLEKARSISAAALEAGIVQPLLLKVTHAGDALYSGQEGGFELSELPQVVAQLNTLAGVSIAGVTHFPCMQYDPKQQRTVRTANMDTLLSARDILVEQGVDVIHVNAPSASSCETFAELAQLGVTHAEPGHALTGTTPANQRGTCQEKIAMLYLTEVSHQYEGRAYCFGGGYYRRGNLENALVIDGDDRRRDRVIAPDMTSIDYCLQLTESHPIGSAVVMCFRTQVFVTRSDVALISGVSTGKPVLIGLYDSVGNSIKAEAK; encoded by the coding sequence ATGTTTTTACACGCTTTGGAAAAACAGAATCCAGCTCTCATCGACGCCGCCGTCGCGCTGTGGCGCAAAGGCGAAATTGCACCGGATACCTGTGTGATTGATGTCGATCAGATGCTCAGTAATGCCCGACTTTTGCTGGCCGAGGCAAAGCGTTTAGGCATTACGCTCTATGCGATGAGCAAGCAGGTCGGGCGCAATCCGCATCTGTGCCGTTTGCTGATTGAAAGTGGTTTTACCGGCATTGTGGCGGTGGATTTTAAAGAAGCACGCCAGCTAATGCGCCACGGCATTCCGGTTTCTCACGTGGGGCATCTGGTTCAGCCGCCGGAAAGCATGATTGCCGAAGTGCTACGCCATCGCCCGGAGGTGGTAACGGTATTTTCGCTGGAGAAAGCCCGCAGTATTTCTGCCGCGGCCCTTGAGGCCGGGATTGTGCAGCCGTTGCTCTTAAAGGTTACTCATGCCGGTGACGCTTTGTATAGCGGCCAAGAGGGCGGTTTTGAACTTAGCGAGCTGCCGCAGGTTGTGGCGCAATTAAATACGCTGGCGGGCGTGAGCATCGCCGGTGTGACGCACTTCCCGTGCATGCAGTATGACCCTAAACAGCAGCGCACCGTGCGCACCGCCAACATGGACACTCTGCTGTCGGCTCGCGACATTTTGGTCGAGCAGGGCGTGGACGTCATCCACGTCAACGCCCCGAGTGCCTCGAGCTGTGAAACCTTTGCCGAGTTGGCACAGTTGGGTGTCACTCACGCCGAGCCGGGCCACGCCTTAACCGGCACGACGCCAGCTAACCAGCGCGGCACCTGTCAGGAAAAAATTGCCATGCTGTATCTCACCGAGGTATCGCATCAGTACGAAGGGCGCGCTTACTGCTTTGGCGGCGGATATTACCGCCGTGGCAATCTGGAGAATGCGCTAGTCATTGACGGGGATGACCGCCGCCGCGACCGCGTTATCGCACCGGACATGACCAGCATCGACTACTGCTTACAGCTTACCGAGTCACACCCTATCGGCAGCGCGGTGGTGATGTGTTTTCGAACCCAAGTGTTTGTCACCCGTAGCGATGTGGCATTGATCAGCGGCGTTTCAACCGGAAAGCCGGTGTTAATCGGCCTGTACGACAGTGTGGGTAATTCCATTAAGGCGGAGGCGAAATGA
- a CDS encoding PRD domain-containing protein, producing the protein METRLAILAEAGVIDEDIHQAMRLVTLRLERHWQLPVRTEQGILALTHLANAVMRARRGEEIQGIDDELRAELESLEEFNQIAVIHQDVMGHFPLNVPEHEVGYLLVNIAGLYQNR; encoded by the coding sequence ATGGAAACAAGACTCGCTATTCTGGCCGAGGCCGGGGTGATTGATGAAGACATTCATCAGGCAATGAGATTAGTCACATTGCGTCTGGAGCGTCACTGGCAGTTGCCGGTGAGAACCGAGCAGGGGATTTTGGCACTGACCCACCTGGCTAACGCCGTGATGCGTGCGCGTCGTGGTGAAGAGATTCAGGGCATTGATGACGAACTGCGCGCCGAGCTGGAAAGTCTGGAAGAATTCAACCAGATAGCCGTTATCCATCAGGACGTAATGGGCCATTTTCCATTGAATGTGCCGGAGCATGAAGTGGGTTACCTGCTGGTGAACATTGCGGGTTTGTATCAGAACCGCTAA
- the yhfZ gene encoding GntR family transcriptional regulator YhfZ: MSMTFIKKEGIALVSLARYLLVMKGGERLRTIDEMSDEFSLSVGVVQNALKTLEANDSIKLERRGRNGTILKELDMSKLLQQADLGNLVCAMPLPYTKLYEGLASGLRSQFTTLPLFFAHMRGAEVRINCLIEGIYDIAVVSRLAADSYIEQGKVVTAVNLGPRSYVDGHQLICRQGASGEIRRVGFDPSSPDQRLLNDIAFAGKEVEWVETPYSECLRHIENNMIDAAIWNVSNAQPNPMLEAHPLTGDPRYQQASEAVILVRKDNAPILRLLTTLVDTFALLNHQQAVERGEIEPRY, encoded by the coding sequence ATGAGTATGACATTCATCAAGAAAGAAGGTATTGCCCTCGTTAGCCTCGCCAGATATTTGCTGGTTATGAAAGGAGGCGAGCGTCTTAGAACCATTGATGAGATGTCGGATGAATTCTCGCTATCAGTCGGAGTGGTGCAGAACGCGCTGAAAACCCTGGAAGCGAACGATTCAATCAAGCTTGAGCGTCGCGGGCGTAACGGCACCATTTTGAAAGAACTGGATATGTCCAAGCTGCTGCAACAGGCGGATTTAGGCAATCTGGTTTGCGCCATGCCGTTGCCGTACACCAAATTATATGAAGGGCTGGCCAGTGGCCTGAGATCGCAATTCACCACTTTGCCGCTGTTTTTTGCCCATATGCGCGGCGCCGAAGTGCGTATCAACTGCCTGATCGAAGGTATTTATGATATCGCCGTGGTGTCCCGTCTGGCGGCTGACAGTTACATCGAGCAAGGCAAAGTGGTGACGGCGGTGAATCTTGGTCCGCGTTCATATGTCGATGGCCACCAGTTGATTTGCCGCCAAGGGGCATCGGGCGAAATTCGCCGCGTAGGCTTTGACCCAAGCTCCCCTGACCAGCGGCTGCTGAATGATATCGCTTTTGCTGGCAAAGAGGTGGAGTGGGTCGAGACGCCTTATAGCGAATGTTTGCGCCATATTGAAAACAACATGATTGATGCCGCGATTTGGAACGTCAGCAATGCCCAGCCGAATCCGATGCTGGAAGCCCACCCGCTGACCGGCGATCCGCGTTATCAGCAGGCGTCGGAGGCGGTGATTTTGGTGCGAAAAGACAATGCGCCGATCCTGCGATTGCTCACCACCCTGGTGGACACTTTTGCCCTGTTGAATCATCAGCAGGCCGTTGAACGAGGCGAGATCGAACCTCGTTATTAG
- the speB gene encoding agmatinase, with the protein MSTLGHQPDNSLVSNAFGFLRFPLNFQPYEADADWVITGIPFDMATSGRSGARLGPAAIRQVSVNLAWEGKRWPWDFDLRDRLKVIDCGDVVFNFGDAQDLTDKLQQHAEKVLASGKRMLSFGGDHFVTLPLLRAHAKHFGKMALVHFDAHTDTYSNGSKFDHGTMFFHAPNEGLIDPNHSVQIGIRTEFDKDLGFTVLDAAQVNDRTVDDILAQVKQIVGDLPVYLSFDIDCLDPAHAPGTGTPVIGGLTSDRALKLVRGLKDLDLDIVGMDIVEIAPAYDQSEITALAAATLALEMLHVQASKKA; encoded by the coding sequence ATGAGCACTTTAGGTCATCAACCTGATAACTCCCTGGTTTCCAACGCGTTTGGTTTCCTGCGCTTCCCACTGAATTTTCAACCTTATGAAGCTGATGCTGATTGGGTTATCACCGGCATTCCTTTCGACATGGCGACTTCTGGCCGTTCTGGCGCACGTCTTGGCCCGGCGGCAATTCGTCAGGTATCTGTGAATCTGGCGTGGGAAGGCAAACGCTGGCCGTGGGATTTCGACCTGCGTGACCGTCTGAAAGTGATCGACTGCGGCGACGTGGTGTTCAACTTTGGCGACGCACAGGACCTGACCGACAAGCTGCAACAGCACGCTGAAAAAGTGCTGGCCTCCGGCAAACGCATGCTCTCTTTCGGTGGCGACCACTTCGTGACTCTGCCACTGCTGCGCGCCCACGCGAAGCACTTTGGTAAAATGGCGTTGGTGCATTTCGATGCCCACACCGACACCTACTCTAACGGCAGCAAATTCGACCACGGCACCATGTTCTTCCATGCGCCGAACGAAGGTCTGATCGATCCAAACCACTCGGTGCAGATCGGTATTCGTACTGAGTTCGACAAGGATCTGGGCTTCACCGTGCTCGACGCCGCGCAGGTTAACGATCGCACCGTTGACGACATTCTGGCGCAGGTTAAGCAGATCGTTGGCGATCTGCCGGTGTACCTGAGCTTCGACATCGACTGTCTGGATCCGGCACATGCTCCAGGCACCGGCACCCCGGTGATTGGCGGCCTGACCTCAGATCGCGCGCTGAAACTGGTTCGCGGCCTGAAAGATTTGGATCTGGATATCGTCGGCATGGACATCGTTGAGATTGCCCCCGCTTATGACCAGTCGGAAATCACCGCGCTGGCTGCCGCCACTTTGGCGTTAGAAATGTTGCACGTACAGGCTTCTAAAAAAGCGTAA
- the speA gene encoding biosynthetic arginine decarboxylase, translating to MSDDIQSHRPSHAGDSVSLRSMQEVAVNDRDASKMLRTYNVAYWGNNYYDVNELGHISVCPDPDVPSARVDLAKLVKDMREQDGQRLPALFCFPQILQHRLRSINAAFKRARQSFGYEGDYFLVYPIKVNQHRRVIESLVESGEPLGLEAGSKAELMAVLAHAGMTRSVIVCNGYKDREYIRLALIGEKLGHKVYLVIEKMTEIKLVLEEAERLNVIPRLGVRARLSSQGSGKWQSSGGEKSKFGLAASQVLQLVEMLREAGRLESLQLLHFHLGSQLANIRDISTGVRESARFYVELHKLGVNIQCFDVGGGLGVDYEGTRSQSDCSVNYGLNEYANNVIWGIGDACNEHGLPHPTVITESGRAVTAHHTVLVSNVIGVERNEFRDPVAPGDDAPRALSSMWDTWNEMHDPENRRSLREWLHDSQMDLHDVHSQYAHGILDLTQRAWAEDIYLNICNMIQDQLDPSNRAHRPIIDELQERMADKLYVNFSLFQSMPDAWGIDQLFPVLPLEGLDKPPVGRAVLLDITCDSDGTIDHYIDGDGVATTMPMPPYDPENPPVLGFFMVGAYQEILGNMHNLFGDTAAVDVFVFPDGSIEVQQSDDGDTVADMLEYVQLDPNVLLARFRDQVKETDLDEALQAQFVEEFESGLYGYTYLEEDE from the coding sequence ATGTCTGATGACATCCAGTCCCACCGTCCGTCACATGCGGGCGATTCTGTTTCTTTGCGCTCCATGCAGGAGGTTGCCGTGAACGATCGTGATGCCAGCAAAATGCTGCGCACTTACAACGTTGCCTATTGGGGTAACAATTATTATGACGTCAACGAACTGGGCCACATCAGCGTCTGCCCGGATCCAGATGTTCCGTCTGCCCGCGTGGATTTGGCGAAGCTAGTAAAAGATATGCGCGAGCAGGACGGCCAACGTCTGCCAGCGCTGTTCTGTTTCCCACAAATTTTACAGCACCGTCTGCGCTCGATTAACGCCGCGTTCAAACGCGCCCGTCAGTCCTTCGGCTATGAGGGTGATTACTTCCTGGTTTATCCGATTAAGGTCAACCAGCACCGCCGCGTCATTGAATCACTGGTTGAATCCGGTGAGCCGCTGGGTCTGGAAGCCGGTTCTAAAGCCGAGCTGATGGCCGTTCTGGCCCACGCAGGCATGACCCGTTCGGTGATTGTTTGTAACGGCTATAAAGACCGCGAATACATTCGTCTGGCGTTGATTGGCGAGAAGCTGGGCCACAAGGTTTACTTGGTTATCGAAAAGATGACTGAGATTAAGCTGGTGCTGGAAGAGGCTGAGCGCCTGAACGTGATCCCACGTCTTGGCGTGCGCGCGCGTCTTTCCTCCCAGGGTTCCGGCAAATGGCAGTCGAGCGGCGGCGAGAAGTCTAAATTCGGTTTGGCGGCCTCGCAGGTTCTGCAACTGGTTGAAATGCTTCGTGAGGCTGGGCGTCTGGAAAGCCTGCAACTGCTGCACTTCCATTTGGGTTCCCAGCTGGCGAACATCCGTGATATCTCCACTGGCGTACGTGAATCTGCCCGCTTCTACGTCGAGCTGCACAAGCTTGGCGTGAACATTCAATGCTTCGACGTGGGCGGCGGCCTCGGCGTGGACTATGAAGGGACGCGCTCCCAGTCAGATTGCTCGGTCAACTATGGCCTGAACGAATACGCTAACAACGTGATTTGGGGTATCGGCGACGCCTGTAATGAGCACGGCCTGCCGCACCCGACGGTGATCACTGAGTCTGGCCGCGCCGTGACTGCGCACCACACCGTGCTGGTGTCCAACGTGATTGGCGTTGAGCGCAACGAGTTCCGTGATCCGGTAGCGCCGGGTGACGACGCGCCGCGCGCTCTGAGCAGCATGTGGGACACGTGGAATGAAATGCATGATCCGGAAAATCGCCGCTCTCTGCGCGAATGGCTGCACGACAGCCAGATGGACCTGCACGACGTCCATAGCCAGTACGCGCACGGGATTTTGGATTTGACTCAGCGCGCCTGGGCTGAAGATATCTATCTGAATATTTGCAATATGATTCAGGATCAGCTGGATCCGAGCAACCGCGCGCACCGCCCGATCATTGATGAGCTGCAAGAGCGCATGGCGGACAAGCTGTACGTCAACTTCTCGCTGTTCCAGTCAATGCCGGACGCGTGGGGTATCGATCAGCTGTTCCCGGTTCTGCCACTGGAAGGGTTGGATAAACCGCCGGTAGGCCGCGCGGTGCTGCTGGACATCACCTGTGACTCCGACGGCACCATCGACCATTACATCGACGGTGACGGCGTGGCGACCACCATGCCAATGCCGCCGTATGATCCAGAGAACCCGCCAGTGCTGGGCTTCTTCATGGTCGGCGCTTATCAGGAAATCTTGGGTAACATGCACAACCTGTTCGGTGATACCGCCGCGGTTGACGTGTTTGTCTTCCCTGATGGCAGCATTGAAGTTCAGCAATCAGACGACGGCGACACCGTGGCTGACATGCTGGAATACGTGCAGCTGGACCCTAATGTGCTGCTCGCCCGCTTCCGCGATCAGGTGAAAGAAACCGATCTGGATGAGGCTCTTCAGGCGCAGTTCGTCGAAGAGTTTGAATCCGGCCTGTACGGTTACACCTATCTTGAAGAAGACGAGTAA